One genomic region from Enterobacter hormaechei ATCC 49162 encodes:
- the lipB gene encoding lipoyl(octanoyl) transferase LipB — translation MYQDKILVRHLGLQPYEPVSQAMHDFTDMRDDTTPDEIWLVEHLPVFTQGQAGKAEHLLMTGDIPVIQSDRGGQVTYHGPGQQVMYVLLNLKRRKLGVRELVTLLEQTVVNTLAEYGIDAHPRADAPGVYVGEMKICSLGLRIRKGCSFHGLALNINMDLTPFQRINPCGYAGMEMTQVRQWVDTATPDNIRPVLLKNFLALLNNPTYEYIPA, via the coding sequence TTGTACCAGGATAAAATTCTTGTCCGCCATCTTGGGCTACAGCCTTATGAGCCTGTCTCTCAGGCTATGCATGACTTTACCGATATGCGCGATGACACCACACCTGATGAAATCTGGCTGGTTGAACATCTGCCGGTGTTCACTCAAGGCCAGGCAGGAAAAGCCGAACATTTATTGATGACGGGCGATATCCCGGTGATCCAGAGCGATCGCGGTGGACAGGTGACATACCACGGCCCGGGCCAGCAGGTAATGTATGTCCTGCTTAACCTCAAACGCAGAAAGCTGGGCGTGCGTGAGCTAGTGACCTTACTGGAACAGACCGTGGTAAACACGCTGGCTGAGTACGGTATTGACGCTCACCCTCGCGCAGATGCGCCGGGCGTCTACGTGGGAGAGATGAAGATCTGTTCGCTGGGTCTGCGTATCCGTAAAGGCTGCTCGTTCCATGGGCTGGCGCTGAATATCAATATGGATCTGACCCCATTCCAGCGCATCAACCCCTGTGGGTATGCCGGTATGGAAATGACGCAAGTGCGCCAGTGGGTCGATACCGCCACACCTGACAATATCCGGCCCGTACTTCTGAAGAACTTTTTAGCGCTGCTTAACAACCCCACCTACGAATATATTCCTGCTTAA
- a CDS encoding YbeF family transcriptional regulator, giving the protein MEPTNLPAKRLNETSGEDKPQIFRTLRNIDLNLLTIFEAVYVHKGIVNAAKILNLTPSAISQSIQKLRAIFPDPLFIRKGQGVTPTAYATHLHEYISQGLESILGALDLTGSYDKQRTITIGTSPSVGVLVMPAIYQAVKQHAPQLLIRNVPVNDPETQLAQFQTDLIIDSNSFTARALGHNVLYSDSLALVCRHNHPALGAPLTPENLRQYEHATFMSEGQGPDPLRQRIDELFPDRLISFSSYNMFTLAALIGSSDLLCIMPVRLFTLLQKCWPLESIPVSQLSTESVEISLHYNKLSLRDPVLENVINVIRQAF; this is encoded by the coding sequence GTGGAGCCTACTAATTTACCAGCCAAACGCCTGAATGAAACCAGCGGCGAAGATAAGCCGCAAATTTTCCGGACTTTACGAAATATTGATCTCAATTTATTGACTATTTTTGAGGCGGTATATGTCCACAAAGGGATCGTTAATGCTGCGAAAATTCTTAATCTCACGCCTTCTGCTATTAGCCAGTCAATTCAAAAATTGCGCGCTATATTTCCCGATCCGTTATTTATTCGTAAAGGCCAGGGCGTAACCCCAACCGCGTATGCCACCCATCTGCATGAGTACATCAGCCAGGGTCTGGAATCGATTCTGGGCGCACTGGATCTCACCGGCAGTTACGATAAGCAACGAACCATCACCATAGGCACCTCTCCCTCTGTGGGCGTTCTGGTCATGCCGGCTATCTACCAGGCTGTGAAGCAGCATGCGCCACAACTGCTGATCCGCAACGTGCCCGTCAACGATCCGGAAACTCAGCTGGCGCAATTCCAGACAGACCTGATCATCGACAGCAACAGCTTTACGGCCAGGGCATTAGGGCATAACGTCCTCTATTCCGACTCTCTGGCGCTCGTGTGTCGTCATAATCACCCTGCGTTGGGCGCACCTTTAACACCAGAAAATTTACGTCAGTACGAACATGCAACCTTTATGTCCGAGGGGCAGGGTCCGGATCCGCTGCGCCAGCGCATTGACGAACTGTTCCCGGACCGTCTGATCAGCTTCAGCAGTTACAATATGTTTACCCTCGCAGCCCTGATTGGCAGCAGCGATTTGCTCTGTATCATGCCTGTACGTCTCTTCACTTTGCTTCAGAAGTGCTGGCCGCTGGAGAGCATTCCAGTGAGTCAACTTTCTACGGAATCTGTTGAAATCTCACTGCATTACAACAAGCTCAGCCTGCGCGATCCGGTGCTGGAAAACGTCATTAACGTGATCCGCCAGGCTTTCTGA
- the lipA gene encoding lipoyl synthase yields the protein MSKPIVMERGVKYRDADKMALIPVKNVATEREALLRKPEWMKIKLPADSSRIQGIKAAMRKNGLHSVCEEASCPNLAECFNHGTATFMILGAICTRRCPFCDVAHGRPVAPDANEPQKLAQTIADMALRYVVITSVDRDDLRDGGAQHFADCITAIREKSPNIKIETLVPDFRGRMDRALDILTATPPDVFNHNLENVPRIYRQVRPGADYNWSLKLLERFKEAHPHIPTKSGLMVGLGETNAEIIEVMRDLRRHGVTMLTLGQYLQPSRHHLPVQRYVSPDEFDEMKAEAMAMGFTHAACGPFVRSSYHADMQAKGEEVK from the coding sequence ATGAGTAAACCCATTGTGATGGAACGCGGTGTTAAATACCGCGATGCCGATAAAATGGCCCTTATCCCGGTTAAAAACGTGGCTACAGAGCGCGAGGCGCTGTTAAGAAAACCGGAATGGATGAAAATTAAACTTCCGGCCGACTCTTCGCGTATCCAGGGGATCAAAGCGGCGATGCGCAAAAATGGCCTTCACTCTGTCTGTGAAGAGGCCTCCTGCCCTAACCTTGCTGAATGTTTCAATCACGGTACCGCGACATTTATGATTCTGGGTGCCATCTGCACCCGCCGCTGTCCGTTCTGTGACGTCGCCCATGGCCGTCCTGTTGCGCCTGACGCTAACGAACCGCAAAAACTGGCGCAGACGATTGCTGATATGGCGCTGCGTTATGTCGTTATCACCTCCGTTGACCGTGACGATCTGCGTGATGGTGGTGCTCAGCATTTCGCTGACTGCATTACCGCCATCCGCGAAAAAAGCCCGAATATTAAGATTGAGACGCTGGTGCCGGACTTCCGTGGTCGTATGGATCGCGCGCTCGATATCCTGACCGCGACGCCACCAGACGTGTTCAATCACAATCTGGAGAACGTGCCGCGTATCTACCGTCAGGTGCGTCCAGGTGCAGACTACAACTGGTCTCTGAAGCTGCTGGAGCGCTTTAAAGAAGCCCATCCGCATATCCCAACCAAATCTGGCCTGATGGTAGGTCTGGGTGAAACCAACGCTGAGATCATTGAAGTGATGCGCGATCTGCGCCGCCACGGCGTCACCATGCTGACGCTGGGCCAGTACCTACAGCCAAGCCGTCACCACCTGCCTGTACAGCGTTACGTCAGCCCGGATGAGTTCGATGAAATGAAAGCCGAAGCGATGGCGATGGGCTTTACCCATGCCGCGTGCGGTCCGTTTGTTCGCTCCTCTTATCACGCCGATATGCAGGCGAAGGGCGAAGAAGTGAAATAA
- the tatE gene encoding twin-arginine translocase subunit TatE produces the protein MGEISITKLLVVAALVVLLFGTKKLRTLGGDLGAAIKGFKKAMNDDDAAAKKSADDDITAQKLSHKE, from the coding sequence ATGGGTGAGATTAGTATTACCAAACTGCTGGTGGTTGCCGCACTGGTCGTCCTGCTGTTCGGTACCAAGAAGTTACGCACGCTGGGGGGAGACCTGGGTGCTGCCATTAAGGGCTTTAAGAAAGCAATGAACGATGACGACGCGGCAGCGAAGAAAAGTGCCGACGATGACATCACTGCACAAAAGCTTTCGCACAAAGAGTAA
- a CDS encoding deaminated glutathione amidase: MYVAVGQFAVTPDWSENAEKCVSLMHQAKQKGAALLVLPEALLARDDGDPDLSVKSAQTLEGAFLKRLLAESVGSTHTTILTIHVPSTPGRAVNTLVAIREGAIIASYAKLHLYDAFSIQESRRVDPGSVIPPLIEVEGFKVGLMTCYDIRFPELALNLALQGAEVLVLPAAWVKGPLKEHHWATLLAARALDTTCYVVAAGECGNRNIGQSRVVDPLGVTVAAAAEAPALLLTEIISARIALAREQLPVLRNRRFAPPQLI; the protein is encoded by the coding sequence ATGTATGTTGCAGTAGGGCAGTTCGCGGTGACGCCGGACTGGAGTGAAAACGCGGAAAAATGCGTCTCCCTGATGCACCAGGCGAAGCAAAAGGGGGCGGCGCTGCTGGTGCTTCCTGAAGCGTTACTGGCGCGCGATGACGGTGATCCGGACCTGTCGGTAAAATCAGCGCAAACGCTCGAAGGGGCGTTTCTGAAACGCCTCCTGGCCGAGAGCGTCGGTAGCACGCACACCACCATATTGACTATTCATGTTCCCTCCACGCCGGGGCGCGCGGTGAACACGCTGGTGGCGATACGTGAAGGCGCGATTATCGCAAGTTACGCCAAACTTCATCTGTATGATGCGTTCAGCATTCAGGAGTCGCGACGGGTTGATCCGGGGAGCGTAATTCCGCCGCTGATTGAGGTGGAAGGTTTTAAAGTGGGCCTGATGACCTGCTACGACATTCGTTTTCCGGAGCTGGCGCTCAACCTGGCATTGCAGGGGGCTGAGGTGCTGGTTCTGCCCGCCGCGTGGGTCAAAGGACCGCTAAAGGAGCATCACTGGGCGACGCTGCTCGCAGCACGCGCGCTGGATACCACCTGTTATGTGGTGGCCGCGGGGGAGTGTGGTAACAGGAATATCGGGCAGAGCAGGGTTGTCGATCCGCTGGGGGTTACGGTTGCGGCAGCAGCAGAGGCGCCTGCGTTACTGCTGACGGAGATAATTTCAGCGCGAATCGCGCTTGCTCGTGAGCAATTACCCGTTCTGCGCAACCGCAGGTTTGCGCCACCGCAATTAATCTGA
- the crcB gene encoding fluoride efflux transporter CrcB, with product MLQLLIAVFIGGGTGSVARWLLSMRFNPLHQAIPMGTLAANLMGAFIIGMGLAWFNRMTQIDPMWKVLITTGFCGGLTTFSTFSAEVVFLFQEGRMGWALTNIAVNMLGSFAMTAIAFWLFSSASGH from the coding sequence GTGTTACAACTACTTATAGCCGTTTTTATTGGTGGAGGCACGGGTAGCGTTGCGCGGTGGCTCTTAAGCATGCGGTTTAACCCTCTGCATCAGGCCATTCCGATGGGAACACTGGCGGCAAATCTGATGGGGGCGTTTATTATTGGGATGGGGCTGGCCTGGTTTAATCGCATGACCCAGATCGATCCTATGTGGAAGGTTCTGATTACGACCGGTTTCTGTGGCGGCTTAACGACGTTTTCGACCTTCTCTGCGGAGGTGGTGTTTCTGTTTCAGGAAGGCCGGATGGGCTGGGCGCTGACGAACATTGCCGTGAACATGCTTGGCTCGTTTGCGATGACCGCGATCGCATTCTGGTTATTTTCCTCCGCCAGCGGGCATTAA
- the cspE gene encoding transcription antiterminator/RNA stability regulator CspE gives MSKIKGNVKWFNESKGFGFITPEDGSKDVFVHFSAIQSNGFKTLAEGQRVEFEITNGAKGPSAANVIAL, from the coding sequence ATGTCTAAGATTAAAGGTAACGTTAAGTGGTTTAATGAGTCCAAAGGATTCGGTTTCATTACTCCTGAAGATGGCAGCAAAGACGTGTTCGTACACTTCTCTGCAATCCAGTCTAATGGTTTCAAAACTCTGGCTGAAGGTCAGCGTGTAGAGTTCGAAATCACTAACGGTGCCAAAGGCCCTTCTGCTGCTAACGTAATCGCTCTGTAA
- the pagP gene encoding lipid IV(A) palmitoyltransferase PagP has protein sequence MVNFALNTKNGYCIVMLRNKFILLFLIIFGQLTIASVAHAEDNATEKGWFTTFTDNVAQTWSEPEHYDLYIPAITWHARFAYDKEKTDRYNERPWGAGFGQSRWDEKGNWHGLYLMAFKDSYNKWEPIGGYGWEKTWRPLSDDNFRLGLGYTAGFTARDNWKYIPVPVLLPLASVGYGPATFQMTYIPGTYNNGNVYFAWMRFQF, from the coding sequence ATGGTAAACTTTGCTTTGAATACTAAGAATGGTTATTGCATTGTGATGTTACGAAATAAATTTATCCTGCTATTTTTGATTATCTTTGGGCAGTTAACGATTGCTTCGGTTGCGCATGCAGAAGACAACGCAACAGAGAAAGGCTGGTTTACCACCTTTACGGATAACGTCGCGCAAACCTGGAGCGAACCCGAGCATTACGATCTCTATATTCCGGCTATTACGTGGCATGCACGTTTTGCCTACGATAAAGAAAAAACAGACCGTTATAACGAGCGTCCGTGGGGGGCCGGTTTCGGTCAGTCTCGCTGGGATGAAAAAGGTAACTGGCATGGCCTGTACCTGATGGCGTTTAAGGACTCCTACAACAAATGGGAGCCTATTGGCGGCTACGGTTGGGAAAAAACCTGGCGTCCGTTATCAGACGATAACTTCCGGCTGGGGCTGGGCTATACGGCAGGGTTTACGGCGCGTGATAACTGGAAATACATTCCTGTTCCGGTGCTGTTGCCGCTTGCCTCTGTCGGTTATGGTCCGGCGACGTTTCAGATGACCTACATACCGGGTACGTACAACAACGGTAACGTTTACTTTGCATGGATGCGGTTTCAGTTTTAA
- a CDS encoding efflux RND transporter permease subunit → MIAAVIRASLRNRLLVILAALMIAGWGGWAVQRAPLDALPDLSDVQVIIKASYPGKAPQVIEDQVTWPLTTSMLSVPGAKTVRGFSMFGDAYVYVLFEDGTDLYWARSRVLEYLSQVQTQFPPGVKVSLGPDATGVGWIYEYALIDRSGKHSLADLRALQDWTLKYELKTVANVSEVASIGGMVRQYQIVADPAKMRALNITHSQLSSAVQAANKESGGALLEMGEAEYMVRTTGYLHTLEDFRQVVIASRNGVPVLLKDVATLGIGPEIRRGVAELNGEGEVAGGVVVMRYGQNALETIRAVKAKLSELQKTLPKGVEIVPVYDRATLIEESVKTLTHKLLEEFAVVVVVCALFLFHLRSALVAIVSLPLGILGAFVVMHYQGINANIMSLGGIAIAIGAMVDAAIVMIENMHKVLEQWRHDNPGTEPTSGDYWRLAERAAVEVGPALFCSLLIITLSFIPVFSLEAQEGRMFSPLAFTKTWSMAVAAGLGITLVPVLMGYFIRGKIPDEKANPINRVLIRLYEPLLDKVLTFPKTTLALACLLLFATLWPLSHLGSEFMPPLDEGDLLYMPSTLPGISAREASRLLQQTDRLIKSVPEVASVFGKAGRAESATDPAPLTMLETTIHFKPREQWRPGMTPQKLVDELDKTVSLPGIANVWVPPVRNRLDMLATGIKSPVGIKVNGNNIADIERVARQIEQVVKHVPGVTSALAERLKGGRYVDIRIDRQKAARYGVSVDELQSLVSTLVGGENIGEVIQGRERYPINLRYPRDLRDNIDKLRVLPVVTANGSQVALGELADIVVSEGPPMLKSENARLSSWVYVDLRGRDLKSAVDEMQKRVAEQVTLPQGVSLAWSGQFEYLERATASLKIVLPVTLMIIFILLWLTFKRISDVLIIMGTLPFALIGGVWFLWLLEYNLSVAGAVGFIALSGVAAEFGVIMVLYLNHALDKYRAREPEGGNALLMRAIHEGAVLRVRPKVMTVATIMAGLLPIMWGGGSGSEVMQRIAAPMIGGMVTAPLLSMLVIPALYKLLHQR, encoded by the coding sequence ATGATTGCCGCTGTGATTCGCGCCTCGCTGCGTAACCGCCTGCTGGTGATCCTGGCCGCGTTGATGATAGCCGGATGGGGCGGGTGGGCGGTGCAGCGCGCACCGCTGGATGCGTTGCCCGATCTGTCGGATGTGCAGGTCATTATCAAAGCAAGTTACCCCGGAAAAGCGCCGCAGGTCATTGAGGACCAGGTGACCTGGCCGCTGACAACGTCCATGTTGTCCGTACCGGGTGCCAAAACCGTGCGCGGCTTTTCAATGTTTGGCGATGCATATGTGTATGTGCTGTTTGAGGACGGGACCGATCTCTACTGGGCGCGGTCCCGGGTGCTGGAGTATTTAAGCCAGGTCCAGACGCAATTTCCCCCCGGCGTGAAGGTGTCGCTGGGGCCGGATGCGACGGGCGTGGGCTGGATCTATGAATATGCGCTTATCGACCGCAGTGGGAAACACAGCCTGGCGGATCTGCGTGCCCTGCAAGACTGGACGCTAAAGTACGAGCTTAAGACGGTTGCGAATGTGTCTGAAGTGGCAAGCATTGGCGGCATGGTGCGTCAGTATCAGATCGTGGCGGACCCGGCGAAAATGCGCGCGTTGAACATCACCCACAGCCAGCTTTCCAGCGCGGTGCAGGCCGCGAATAAAGAGAGCGGCGGTGCGCTGCTGGAGATGGGCGAAGCGGAATATATGGTTCGCACGACAGGCTATTTGCACACGCTGGAGGATTTTCGCCAGGTGGTGATCGCCAGCCGGAATGGCGTGCCCGTTCTGTTGAAAGATGTTGCCACCCTGGGCATCGGCCCGGAGATCCGCAGGGGGGTAGCGGAGCTTAACGGTGAAGGGGAGGTAGCGGGTGGCGTGGTGGTCATGCGCTACGGGCAGAACGCGCTGGAAACCATTCGTGCGGTAAAAGCGAAGCTGAGCGAACTGCAAAAAACGCTGCCAAAAGGCGTTGAGATTGTCCCGGTCTACGATCGCGCCACGCTGATTGAGGAGTCGGTCAAAACGCTGACGCATAAGCTACTTGAAGAGTTTGCCGTGGTGGTGGTGGTGTGTGCGCTGTTCCTGTTCCACCTGCGTTCCGCGCTGGTGGCGATAGTCTCACTGCCGCTGGGGATCCTCGGTGCTTTTGTGGTCATGCACTATCAGGGCATTAACGCGAACATTATGTCGCTCGGCGGGATTGCGATTGCCATCGGGGCGATGGTGGATGCGGCAATTGTGATGATTGAGAATATGCACAAGGTGCTGGAACAGTGGCGGCATGATAATCCGGGTACAGAGCCGACTTCGGGAGATTACTGGCGGCTGGCGGAACGGGCTGCCGTTGAAGTGGGACCCGCGCTGTTTTGCAGCCTGTTAATCATTACGCTGTCGTTTATTCCGGTGTTTTCGCTGGAAGCACAGGAAGGGCGGATGTTCTCGCCGCTGGCGTTCACGAAAACCTGGTCGATGGCGGTCGCGGCAGGGCTGGGGATCACCCTGGTCCCGGTGTTGATGGGCTATTTCATTCGCGGGAAGATCCCGGATGAGAAAGCAAACCCGATCAACCGCGTGCTGATCCGCCTTTATGAGCCGCTGCTGGACAAGGTGCTGACCTTCCCGAAAACGACGCTGGCGCTGGCCTGTTTGCTGCTGTTCGCCACGCTCTGGCCGCTGAGCCATCTGGGCAGCGAGTTTATGCCGCCGCTGGATGAGGGGGATCTGCTCTATATGCCGTCCACGCTGCCGGGGATCTCTGCCCGGGAGGCATCGCGGCTGCTTCAGCAGACGGACCGGTTAATCAAGAGTGTACCGGAAGTGGCGAGCGTGTTTGGTAAAGCGGGCCGGGCCGAATCGGCAACCGATCCCGCGCCCTTAACCATGCTGGAAACGACCATCCACTTTAAGCCCCGCGAGCAGTGGCGGCCAGGAATGACGCCGCAAAAGCTGGTGGACGAGCTGGATAAGACCGTGTCGCTGCCGGGCATTGCCAATGTGTGGGTGCCCCCTGTCCGCAACCGTCTGGATATGCTGGCAACCGGGATCAAAAGCCCGGTCGGCATTAAGGTGAACGGCAATAATATTGCCGACATTGAACGTGTCGCCCGGCAGATTGAACAGGTGGTGAAGCACGTTCCTGGCGTCACCTCTGCGCTGGCGGAGCGTCTCAAAGGCGGGCGCTACGTGGATATTCGTATCGACAGGCAAAAGGCTGCGCGCTACGGTGTTTCCGTGGATGAACTGCAAAGCCTGGTTTCCACTCTGGTGGGCGGGGAGAATATCGGCGAAGTGATTCAGGGGCGCGAGCGGTATCCCATCAATCTGCGTTATCCGCGCGATCTGCGAGACAATATCGACAAGCTGCGGGTTTTGCCGGTAGTGACCGCAAATGGAAGCCAGGTGGCGCTCGGGGAGCTGGCTGATATCGTCGTGTCGGAAGGCCCGCCGATGTTGAAAAGCGAAAACGCGCGGCTCTCAAGCTGGGTCTATGTGGATTTACGCGGGCGAGATTTGAAGTCAGCCGTGGATGAGATGCAAAAGCGCGTGGCGGAGCAGGTGACATTGCCGCAGGGCGTTTCTCTCGCCTGGTCCGGGCAGTTTGAATATCTGGAGCGTGCGACGGCCTCGCTCAAAATAGTCTTACCTGTCACGCTGATGATTATATTCATTCTTTTATGGTTAACCTTTAAGCGGATATCAGATGTCCTGATAATAATGGGGACATTGCCTTTCGCGCTTATTGGTGGCGTATGGTTTTTGTGGTTGCTTGAATATAATTTGTCAGTGGCGGGGGCAGTGGGCTTTATTGCCCTTTCCGGGGTGGCGGCAGAGTTCGGCGTAATTATGGTTCTTTATTTGAATCATGCCCTTGATAAATATCGGGCTCGCGAACCCGAAGGGGGAAATGCGCTGCTTATGCGGGCGATCCACGAAGGTGCGGTGCTGCGCGTGCGTCCGAAGGTGATGACGGTAGCCACTATTATGGCAGGGTTGCTGCCCATCATGTGGGGTGGGGGAAGCGGATCGGAGGTCATGCAGCGTATCGCCGCGCCGATGATTGGAGGCATGGTTACCGCGCCGCTGTTGTCGATGCTGGTTATTCCCGCGTTGTATAAATTGTTACATCAACGTTAA
- a CDS encoding efflux RND transporter periplasmic adaptor subunit yields MKITTLTAVAIAIAAAAAGGYMAGQKQTRQPVSAPHATERKVLYWYDPMMPGQRFDKPGKSPFMDMDLVPRYADEEQAASGVAISTQQQQNLGMKTVKAEMRHLVSPFSAFATVSTDERNVSVVSAPASGVVSKLFVNAPQQQVKAGEALAQLWIPQWTTAQQEYLAVRQLGDAALTRAARDRLALQFMPEEVIRLLERSGKPQTTLTLRAARAGYVVKLDVREGAQISATAPLFEIASLDPVWLVVDYPQTQAQSLAVGSKMVATSESWPGESFHGVVSELLPQMEASTRTLKARIVLENPAHKLKPGMYLSVTRAEETQRPPVLAVPEEAVINSGESSRLLLATGDGYFRPVTVKTGLTAQGWTAILSGVKEGDAVVTSGQFLIDSEASLRSVMPEVTP; encoded by the coding sequence ATGAAAATAACAACCTTAACGGCGGTGGCCATTGCCATCGCGGCGGCTGCCGCTGGCGGCTATATGGCCGGACAGAAACAGACGCGTCAGCCAGTCAGCGCGCCACACGCCACGGAGCGTAAGGTGCTTTACTGGTACGACCCCATGATGCCCGGACAGCGCTTTGATAAGCCGGGTAAATCCCCCTTCATGGATATGGACCTGGTCCCGCGCTATGCCGATGAAGAGCAGGCGGCGTCAGGCGTGGCTATTAGCACGCAACAGCAGCAAAATCTGGGAATGAAAACCGTCAAAGCAGAGATGCGCCATCTGGTTTCGCCGTTCTCGGCTTTTGCCACGGTGTCAACGGATGAACGTAACGTCTCGGTGGTATCCGCCCCGGCCAGTGGCGTGGTGTCGAAATTATTTGTTAATGCGCCGCAGCAGCAGGTGAAAGCCGGAGAGGCGCTGGCGCAGCTCTGGATCCCGCAGTGGACGACCGCCCAGCAGGAGTATCTCGCCGTTCGTCAGCTTGGCGATGCCGCGCTAACCCGCGCGGCGCGCGATCGGCTGGCGTTGCAGTTTATGCCGGAAGAGGTCATTCGCCTGCTGGAACGCAGCGGTAAGCCGCAGACCACGCTCACCCTGCGCGCTGCCCGGGCGGGCTACGTGGTGAAACTGGACGTGCGGGAAGGGGCGCAAATCAGCGCAACGGCACCGCTGTTTGAAATTGCCAGCCTCGATCCGGTCTGGCTGGTGGTCGATTACCCGCAAACGCAGGCGCAGTCTCTGGCTGTGGGTAGCAAAATGGTGGCAACGTCAGAGAGCTGGCCGGGAGAGTCGTTCCACGGCGTGGTCAGCGAGCTACTGCCGCAGATGGAAGCGTCCACGCGTACCCTGAAAGCGCGCATCGTGCTGGAGAATCCTGCGCATAAACTGAAGCCGGGAATGTATTTATCCGTCACGCGGGCGGAAGAAACGCAACGCCCGCCGGTGCTGGCGGTGCCGGAGGAGGCGGTCATCAACAGCGGCGAATCTTCGCGTCTGCTGCTGGCGACCGGAGACGGTTATTTCCGCCCCGTGACGGTGAAAACCGGGCTGACGGCGCAGGGCTGGACGGCGATCCTGTCCGGCGTGAAAGAGGGCGATGCCGTGGTGACCTCCGGGCAATTCCTGATCGATTCTGAAGCCAGCCTGCGCAGCGTAATGCCGGAGGTGACGCCATGA
- a CDS encoding TolC family protein, with translation MTRHTLSQWLGGVLFGLLSSAAQAEPWTLEHTLTEAERYSAELSASRNEAQALDAMADSATQLPDPKLKFGIENVPVQGRNDRRLTREGMTMQKIGIMQSYVSAEKRERKARTFQAQARGVLAKSEAVRAALQRDTAQAWLDLALAQQALKIARALVRETERQRGVQKASVGSGSATPDSVLALRTILIAMRDKETLAQRDVQLAQSRLLQLTGHAITDVRGPLPRYQRLPADEMTLQEGIVKHPEVEAARREAETAKARSAQSAVAAIPDVDVEVYYAHRAEGYDDMAGVMFSVDLPLFQSKRQDKDYAADVSRSIQAADELTLLKREHIAQVQALVAQYQAAQTLWQRQRDEVLPLQRQRLAVLTAQYRSGQSAPGALLEARRDVLDTELAVNQAERDMARTWAAVNWLIPQELAQ, from the coding sequence ATGACACGACACACATTGAGCCAGTGGCTCGGTGGGGTGTTGTTCGGCCTGTTAAGCTCCGCCGCCCAGGCGGAGCCGTGGACGCTCGAACACACCCTGACCGAAGCCGAGCGCTATTCAGCGGAACTTTCCGCCAGCCGTAACGAAGCGCAGGCGCTGGATGCGATGGCAGATTCCGCCACGCAATTACCCGACCCGAAACTGAAATTCGGCATTGAAAACGTGCCGGTACAGGGCAGAAATGACAGGCGGCTGACGCGCGAAGGGATGACCATGCAGAAGATTGGCATCATGCAAAGCTACGTCAGCGCTGAGAAGCGGGAACGCAAAGCGCGGACCTTTCAGGCACAGGCGCGAGGCGTGCTGGCAAAATCAGAGGCCGTCCGCGCCGCGCTTCAGCGCGATACCGCCCAGGCCTGGCTGGATCTGGCGCTGGCGCAGCAGGCGCTGAAAATAGCCAGAGCGCTGGTCAGGGAAACGGAACGCCAGCGCGGCGTGCAGAAGGCGAGCGTCGGATCGGGAAGTGCAACGCCGGACAGCGTGCTGGCACTCCGGACGATCCTGATTGCCATGCGCGACAAAGAGACGTTGGCGCAGCGGGACGTGCAGCTGGCGCAAAGCCGTCTGCTACAGCTGACCGGACACGCAATAACGGATGTACGCGGGCCACTGCCACGCTACCAGCGTCTTCCTGCCGATGAAATGACGTTGCAGGAGGGCATTGTAAAGCACCCGGAAGTGGAAGCGGCGAGACGTGAAGCGGAAACCGCGAAAGCGCGTTCAGCGCAATCTGCCGTGGCGGCGATACCCGATGTTGACGTGGAGGTCTATTACGCGCATCGCGCCGAAGGCTATGACGACATGGCTGGCGTGATGTTCAGCGTCGATCTGCCTCTGTTCCAGTCAAAACGTCAGGACAAGGATTATGCCGCCGATGTCTCCCGCTCCATACAGGCGGCGGACGAACTGACGCTGCTCAAACGCGAACACATCGCTCAGGTGCAGGCGCTGGTGGCGCAGTATCAGGCTGCGCAAACGCTGTGGCAGCGTCAGCGGGACGAGGTTCTGCCGTTACAGCGTCAGCGGCTGGCGGTGCTGACGGCGCAGTATCGCTCCGGGCAGTCTGCGCCTGGTGCGCTGCTGGAGGCGCGTCGTGACGTGCTGGATACGGAACTGGCGGTCAACCAGGCGGAACGCGATATGGCGCGGACCTGGGCTGCCGTGAACTGGCTGATCCCACAGGAACTGGCGCAATGA